The Coffea arabica cultivar ET-39 chromosome 1e, Coffea Arabica ET-39 HiFi, whole genome shotgun sequence genome has a window encoding:
- the LOC140016921 gene encoding protein MAIN-LIKE 2-like — MERVAMRRLSSLGITYAGYFEIDHGLITMFIERWKQETHTFHLLVGEAIVALQDEEVLWGVRVDGLPVTLIDRNRNIIRKKQLIEELLSFRPETQNFKDGMLKLIPIFDFLYEPLPDDTLEELVQQHVRCYILILFAG; from the exons ATGGAAAGGGTGGCAATGCGCAGATTGTCAAGTTTGGGAATAACATAT GCAGGTTATTTTGAAATTGATCATGGATTGATTACAATGTTTATTGAGCGATGGAAGCAGGAGACCCACACATTTCATCTTCTTGTGGGTGAGGCCATAGTCGCTTTACAGGATGAGGAGGTATTATGGGGTGTACGTGTCGACGGACTACCAGTGACACTTATTGATCGAAATAGAAATATTATACGCAAGAAGCAATTAATTGAGGAGCTTCTAAGTTTTAGACCTGAGACGCAAAACTTTAAGGATGGAATGTTGAAACTTATTCCAATATTTGACTTTTTATACGAGCCTCTTCCAGATGATACACTGGAGGAATTAGTTCAGCAACATGTTCGATGCTACATTTTGATCTTATTTGCTGGATAA